A single genomic interval of Mycobacterium sp. DL592 harbors:
- a CDS encoding phosphotriesterase: MTEPSQVETVRGAVATTDLGVVLMHEHVFVLSPEILANYPEGWGDEAAREADAVEKLNALKATGVDTIVDPTVIGLGRYIPRIQRVAAQTDLQIVVATGVYTYNDVPMYFHFTGPGTGLGGPETMTDLFVRDITEGIADTGVRAAILKCATDEPGVTPGVERVLRAVAQAHRQTGVPITTHTHAPTRRGLEQQRIFAEEGVDLSRVIIGHSGDTTDLAYLEELIAAGSYLGMDRFGLDAMLSFDDRVDTVAAMCHRGHADRMVLSHDASCYIDWLPEAALPVALPNWHYLHIHNDVLPALRSRGVTDEQITTMLVDNPRAIFSREGTYE, encoded by the coding sequence ATGACAGAGCCGTCGCAGGTCGAGACCGTTCGAGGCGCCGTCGCAACCACCGATCTGGGCGTCGTGCTGATGCACGAGCACGTGTTCGTGCTGTCCCCCGAGATTCTGGCGAACTACCCGGAAGGCTGGGGTGACGAGGCCGCGCGCGAGGCCGACGCCGTCGAGAAGCTCAATGCGCTCAAAGCGACCGGGGTCGACACCATCGTCGATCCCACGGTGATCGGCCTCGGCCGCTACATCCCGCGCATCCAGCGGGTGGCAGCCCAGACCGACCTGCAGATCGTCGTCGCCACCGGGGTGTACACCTACAACGACGTCCCGATGTACTTCCACTTCACCGGTCCGGGCACCGGTTTGGGCGGCCCGGAGACGATGACCGACCTGTTCGTCCGTGACATCACCGAGGGCATCGCCGACACCGGCGTCAGGGCCGCGATCCTCAAGTGCGCCACCGACGAACCCGGCGTGACACCCGGCGTCGAGCGGGTGCTGCGCGCCGTGGCCCAGGCCCACCGCCAGACCGGTGTGCCGATCACCACCCACACCCACGCCCCCACCCGGCGGGGTCTGGAGCAGCAGCGCATCTTCGCCGAGGAGGGCGTCGACCTGAGCCGGGTCATCATCGGGCACAGCGGTGACACCACCGACCTGGCCTACCTCGAGGAGTTGATCGCCGCCGGCTCCTACCTCGGGATGGACCGATTCGGCCTGGACGCCATGCTCAGCTTCGACGACCGCGTGGACACCGTCGCGGCGATGTGCCACCGCGGCCACGCCGACCGGATGGTGCTCTCGCACGACGCATCCTGCTACATCGACTGGCTTCCCGAAGCCGCACTGCCGGTGGCGCTTCCGAACTGGCACTACCTACATATCCACAACGACGTGCTGCCGGCATTGCGCAGCCGCGGCGTCACCGACGAACAGATCACCACCATGCTGGTGGACAACCCCCGCGCCATCTTCTCCCGAGAAGGAACCTATGAGTGA
- a CDS encoding AMP-binding protein, producing MSDEILPIGARLSQLAAEDPDRPAVSCDGRTLTRGELESASNRLARAYAELGVGQGDYVTIAVANSIEWVLATVAVWKLGAIPQPLSPRLPDAEFEGLLDLKPRALLVGRADPRGVVPSVDADFTGRPELSDAPLPEVVSPCWKSIASGGSTGRPKLIEAGGEGRIPAEIVAMGMGNMPTDTHLLPVPLSHNTGFTSATLALLTGQHLVLMRRFDPQEFLRLITDYRVNYLATVPTIMQRLLPVYRADPDAYDLSSLRRFWHLAAPCPPNIKEAWIELLGPDVVWELYGGTELQALTFISGTEWLAHRGSVGRVVVGEMKVLDDDGNECPPGVVGEIYMRPAPGSAPTYRYVGSTAKTRDGWDSLGDLGWFDEEGYLYLADRRVDMFTVGGRNVYPAEIESALAEHPAVLSCLVVGVPHEDLGQVPHALVHTGGGGLDDADVQAFVAERLADYKVPRTVEFVDTPLRDDAGKARRSAVREEVIARLQG from the coding sequence ATGAGTGACGAGATTCTCCCGATCGGAGCCCGCCTGAGCCAACTGGCCGCCGAGGACCCCGACCGGCCGGCAGTGAGCTGTGACGGACGGACACTGACCCGCGGTGAGCTCGAGTCGGCGTCGAACCGGCTGGCCCGTGCGTACGCCGAACTCGGTGTGGGGCAGGGTGATTACGTCACGATCGCAGTGGCCAACTCGATCGAGTGGGTGCTGGCGACGGTGGCGGTCTGGAAGCTCGGCGCCATCCCCCAGCCGCTGTCGCCGCGGCTGCCCGACGCCGAGTTCGAGGGTCTGCTGGACCTCAAGCCGCGCGCACTTCTGGTCGGCCGGGCCGACCCGCGCGGCGTGGTCCCCTCGGTCGATGCCGACTTCACCGGCCGCCCCGAACTGTCGGACGCCCCACTGCCCGAAGTGGTTTCGCCGTGCTGGAAGTCGATTGCCTCCGGTGGCAGCACCGGGCGGCCCAAGCTCATCGAGGCCGGCGGCGAGGGCAGGATCCCGGCCGAGATCGTCGCCATGGGAATGGGCAACATGCCAACCGACACCCACCTGCTGCCGGTGCCGCTGAGCCACAACACCGGGTTCACCTCTGCCACTCTGGCGCTGCTGACCGGCCAGCACCTGGTGTTGATGCGCCGCTTCGACCCGCAGGAGTTCCTGCGGCTGATCACCGACTACCGGGTCAACTACCTGGCCACCGTGCCCACGATCATGCAGCGGCTGCTGCCGGTGTATCGGGCCGACCCCGATGCCTACGACCTGTCCTCGCTGCGCAGGTTCTGGCACCTGGCGGCCCCGTGCCCACCCAACATCAAGGAAGCCTGGATCGAACTGCTCGGGCCGGATGTCGTGTGGGAACTCTATGGCGGCACCGAACTTCAGGCCCTGACGTTCATCAGCGGCACCGAGTGGCTGGCGCACCGTGGCTCGGTCGGCCGGGTGGTGGTCGGCGAGATGAAGGTGCTCGACGACGACGGCAACGAGTGTCCGCCCGGAGTGGTCGGCGAGATCTACATGCGCCCGGCTCCGGGCAGCGCGCCGACCTACCGCTACGTCGGCAGCACCGCCAAGACCCGCGACGGCTGGGACTCGCTGGGCGACCTCGGCTGGTTCGACGAGGAGGGTTACCTGTATCTGGCCGACCGTCGGGTGGACATGTTCACCGTGGGTGGGCGCAATGTGTACCCGGCCGAGATCGAGAGCGCGCTCGCTGAGCATCCGGCCGTGCTGTCGTGTCTGGTGGTCGGCGTACCGCACGAGGATTTGGGCCAGGTACCGCATGCGCTGGTCCATACCGGCGGGGGCGGTCTCGACGACGCCGACGTGCAAGCATTCGTCGCCGAGCGGCTGGCCGACTACAAAGTGCCGCGCACCGTCGAATTCGTGGACACCCCGTTGCGGGACGACGCCGGCAAGGCGCGGCGCTCGGCGGTGCGCGAGGAGGTCATCGCGCGGCTCCAGGGCTGA
- a CDS encoding TetR/AcrR family transcriptional regulator, with amino-acid sequence MISEDGLGTSRRQRVVEAALEVFSEHGAAKSTLQMVAHAAGVSVGLVQHHFGSKENLVEAVTAHALAVIRTEMARPLTTSPNESVLEMGRRVSFLLARQLTAVDYLATLLVEGAPAGAVFFDSTAAIGLARWRRLADEGGSADDLDLVWAALNPLVLVLGAVIMRRHIDRHLPEPFVSPGQLQRWRDAVNALLEHGQIRRQPDEPTN; translated from the coding sequence GTGATCTCCGAAGACGGCCTCGGCACGTCGAGACGGCAGCGCGTGGTCGAGGCAGCCCTCGAGGTGTTCAGTGAGCACGGTGCCGCGAAGTCGACGTTGCAGATGGTCGCGCATGCCGCCGGTGTGTCAGTGGGATTGGTACAGCATCACTTCGGCTCCAAGGAGAATCTGGTCGAAGCGGTCACTGCCCACGCGCTGGCTGTCATCCGGACGGAGATGGCCAGACCGCTGACCACGTCGCCGAACGAGTCCGTTCTGGAGATGGGCCGGCGGGTGAGCTTCCTGCTGGCCCGGCAACTGACCGCCGTCGACTATCTCGCCACCCTGCTCGTCGAAGGCGCCCCCGCAGGGGCAGTGTTCTTCGACTCGACGGCCGCGATCGGCCTGGCGCGCTGGCGCCGTCTTGCCGACGAAGGCGGCTCGGCCGACGATCTCGATCTGGTGTGGGCCGCACTCAACCCGCTCGTCCTGGTGTTGGGGGCGGTGATCATGCGTCGGCACATCGACCGCCACCTGCCGGAGCCCTTCGTCAGCCCGGGTCAACTGCAGCGCTGGCGCGACGCCGTCAACGCACTGCTCGAACACGGCCAGATCAGGCGCCAGCCCGACGAACCCACGAACTAG
- a CDS encoding SIS domain-containing protein, with translation MDAEGFAADLHRKPETLGRLAHTLGGANPWAPVVPPGTDRVVLLGMGSSAYAGGVAAARMRARGLVAVSEVASTRSLPHWGPGTLVVATSATGGSVETLDALSRLPSGVTTVALTNTAGSAIAERCDAVVELQADREVGGVACRTYQHTLALLMALELQLAGIGTAALAAAVAAAGVASAHLLDTESDWRPAVSGLLLGPDGTHLAAPAHRFCSAQQGALMLREGPRRPAVGCETGDWSHVDVYLTKTTDYRLLVFAGSPWEEQMAEWTTLRGTTVVAVGGSVPGAGVEVRYPGDDDDDVRLLTEVLVPELVAARAWLGQG, from the coding sequence GTGGACGCTGAGGGCTTCGCCGCCGATCTGCACCGCAAACCGGAGACGCTGGGCAGGCTGGCCCATACGCTGGGCGGCGCCAACCCGTGGGCGCCGGTGGTGCCGCCCGGTACCGACCGGGTGGTGCTGCTCGGGATGGGATCCTCGGCCTATGCCGGGGGTGTGGCGGCCGCCCGGATGCGCGCCCGCGGACTGGTTGCGGTCTCCGAGGTGGCGTCCACCCGATCGCTTCCACACTGGGGTCCCGGCACGTTGGTCGTGGCGACGTCGGCCACCGGCGGCTCGGTGGAAACCCTTGACGCGCTGAGTCGCTTGCCATCCGGTGTCACCACCGTCGCGCTGACCAATACGGCGGGCTCGGCCATCGCCGAGCGCTGTGATGCTGTCGTCGAACTGCAGGCCGATCGCGAGGTCGGCGGCGTGGCCTGCCGCACCTATCAGCACACTCTGGCCCTACTGATGGCGCTCGAGCTGCAGCTGGCCGGCATCGGCACCGCGGCGCTGGCCGCCGCCGTCGCCGCCGCCGGGGTGGCCAGCGCCCATTTGCTGGACACCGAATCTGATTGGCGGCCTGCGGTTTCCGGCCTGCTACTCGGGCCGGACGGCACGCACCTGGCAGCACCTGCGCACCGGTTCTGTTCAGCCCAGCAAGGTGCACTGATGCTGCGCGAGGGACCACGCCGCCCGGCGGTGGGCTGCGAAACCGGCGACTGGAGCCACGTCGACGTCTATCTCACCAAGACCACCGACTACCGGCTGCTGGTGTTCGCCGGGTCGCCGTGGGAGGAGCAGATGGCCGAGTGGACGACACTGCGCGGCACCACCGTTGTCGCGGTTGGGGGTAGCGTTCCCGGTGCCGGCGTCGAGGTGCGCTACCCCGGTGACGACGACGATGACGTACGCCTGCTCACCGAAGTGCTGGTGCCCGAACTCGTTGCGGCGCGTGCCTGGCTGGGCCAGGGGTAG
- a CDS encoding glucosamine kinase, whose translation MDRELDVLQLADAKRLAVIADDAGHLAALPQVRDAGRWRRAQPGDGAAEALCRLLESSPDVSVRGRFTVHAWAARPADGERSVTVDQTNESVIVGDAAVVKWATHLQEGPHPAPARLEVLRTNGFRFMPQPWGLVTWRPDDGAETLVVNVDEYLPGAVDGWTWAVDKMAEAAREATARPAPVVSAAAEVGTVVAELHAALASTAGSASVADAQRWHEDACATLREAQALSTPATAAVLDDRRSDIEQILAGLGALAGSPVIDGHGDLHVGQVLQCGGRYVVTDFDGNPVLPPQQRVLPIPAALDVAGMAQSLAHVAIVAQRHHDLDPQALAMVDREACRSFLSGYSDRLARLGHAELYDPAQLPAFRLQQVLREIVYAARHLPRWMYVPDAALPALLDERTTGGR comes from the coding sequence GTGGACCGCGAACTCGACGTCCTGCAACTCGCTGATGCCAAACGCCTGGCGGTGATCGCCGACGACGCCGGCCACTTGGCCGCGTTGCCTCAGGTGCGCGACGCGGGCCGGTGGCGGCGCGCGCAGCCCGGTGACGGGGCGGCCGAGGCGCTGTGCCGGCTGCTTGAGAGCTCACCGGATGTGTCGGTGCGAGGTCGCTTCACCGTGCACGCGTGGGCCGCCCGCCCCGCTGACGGTGAGCGGTCGGTCACCGTCGACCAGACCAACGAGTCGGTGATCGTCGGCGATGCGGCCGTGGTCAAGTGGGCGACCCACCTGCAGGAGGGCCCGCATCCGGCCCCTGCGCGGCTGGAAGTTCTGCGCACCAACGGGTTTCGGTTCATGCCGCAACCGTGGGGCCTGGTCACCTGGCGGCCCGACGACGGTGCGGAGACGTTGGTGGTGAACGTCGACGAGTATCTGCCCGGCGCGGTCGACGGGTGGACCTGGGCGGTGGACAAGATGGCAGAAGCCGCCCGAGAGGCCACTGCGCGACCGGCCCCGGTGGTGTCGGCGGCGGCCGAGGTCGGCACGGTGGTGGCCGAGTTGCACGCCGCGCTGGCCAGCACGGCGGGCAGCGCATCGGTCGCCGACGCGCAGCGGTGGCACGAGGACGCGTGTGCGACCCTGCGCGAGGCGCAGGCGCTGAGCACGCCCGCCACCGCCGCGGTGTTGGACGACCGCCGGTCCGATATCGAGCAAATCTTGGCGGGCCTTGGGGCGCTGGCCGGCAGCCCGGTGATCGACGGTCACGGTGACCTGCATGTCGGGCAGGTCCTGCAGTGCGGCGGGCGTTACGTGGTCACCGATTTCGACGGTAACCCGGTATTGCCCCCGCAGCAGCGCGTGCTGCCGATCCCCGCGGCTCTGGACGTGGCCGGGATGGCACAGTCGTTGGCTCATGTCGCGATCGTGGCGCAGCGGCACCACGACCTCGACCCGCAGGCCCTGGCGATGGTGGACCGGGAGGCGTGCCGGTCCTTCCTGTCCGGTTACTCCGACAGGCTGGCTCGCCTCGGCCACGCCGAGCTGTACGACCCGGCGCAGCTCCCGGCGTTCCGCCTGCAACAGGTTTTGCGTGAAATCGTCTACGCAGCAAGGCATCTGCCGCGGTGGATGTATGTGCCCGACGCGGCCCTGCCCGCACTGCTCGACGAGAGGACCACTGGTGGACGCTGA
- a CDS encoding glycosyltransferase has translation MAATRPLTVMFWPESAYGPTNQCIGLAAILRDRGHRIVFAAESSWAGKLAPLGFIEELVDLAAPVEGAEDEDPGKFWTDFITETSPEFRKPTVEQLETFIQPTYQALIDGAKYCEPRLRAIVAEHRPDVIVEDNVVLFPALVTAGVPFIRIVSCSPLEIPGPNIPPPFSGLPSDDRSAWDDYRAELDRTHRALWEDFNAWVQQQGADPLPDLEFMPRENSANLYVYPAEADYVEARPLDGSWTRMDSSVRETDDDYVVPAEVADRPEGSALIYLSLGSLGGADVELMQRLVDVLAGTRHRYIVSKGPQADRITLADNMVGAQMVPQTKVIPQVDLVISHGGNNTVTETLHFGKPLIVLPLFWDQYENAQRIDELGFGVRLNTYAFADEELTGAVERTLADTALRDRLAEIGAKIRARDGLRTGADVIERVGQAATV, from the coding sequence ATGGCAGCCACGAGGCCGTTGACCGTGATGTTCTGGCCTGAGTCGGCCTATGGCCCGACGAACCAGTGCATCGGGTTGGCCGCCATCCTGCGGGACCGCGGCCACCGCATCGTGTTCGCGGCGGAGAGTTCGTGGGCGGGCAAGCTGGCGCCGCTCGGTTTCATCGAGGAACTCGTCGATCTCGCCGCACCTGTCGAGGGAGCCGAGGACGAGGACCCGGGCAAGTTCTGGACCGATTTCATCACCGAGACCTCTCCCGAGTTCCGCAAGCCGACGGTCGAGCAGCTGGAGACGTTCATCCAGCCGACCTATCAGGCGCTGATCGACGGCGCGAAGTACTGCGAGCCGCGGTTGCGGGCGATCGTCGCCGAGCACCGCCCCGACGTCATCGTCGAGGACAACGTCGTGCTGTTTCCCGCCCTGGTGACCGCAGGCGTCCCGTTCATCCGGATCGTGTCGTGCAGCCCGCTGGAGATCCCTGGGCCGAACATCCCGCCGCCGTTCTCCGGCCTGCCCAGTGACGACCGCTCCGCCTGGGACGACTACCGCGCCGAACTCGACCGCACCCACCGCGCACTGTGGGAGGACTTCAACGCCTGGGTACAGCAGCAGGGGGCCGACCCGCTGCCCGATCTCGAGTTCATGCCGCGCGAGAACTCCGCCAACCTCTACGTGTACCCCGCCGAGGCGGACTACGTCGAAGCGCGGCCGCTGGACGGCAGTTGGACCCGGATGGACTCCAGCGTGCGGGAAACCGACGACGACTACGTGGTGCCGGCCGAGGTCGCCGACCGCCCCGAGGGCAGCGCGCTGATCTACCTTTCCCTGGGTTCCCTCGGCGGCGCCGACGTCGAGTTGATGCAGCGCCTTGTCGACGTCCTGGCAGGCACCCGGCACCGATACATCGTCAGTAAGGGTCCGCAAGCCGATCGAATCACGTTGGCGGACAACATGGTCGGTGCGCAGATGGTGCCACAGACCAAGGTCATCCCGCAGGTCGACCTGGTGATCTCCCACGGCGGCAACAACACCGTGACCGAGACGCTGCATTTCGGCAAACCGCTGATCGTGCTGCCGCTGTTCTGGGACCAGTACGAAAACGCCCAGCGCATCGACGAACTCGGCTTCGGAGTGCGGCTGAACACCTATGCCTTCGCAGACGAGGAGCTCACCGGCGCGGTGGAGCGGACTCTGGCCGACACCGCCCTGCGGGACCGGCTCGCCGAGATCGGCGCGAAGATCAGGGCACGTGACGGGCTGCGCACCGGTGCCGACGTCATCGAGCGGGTGGGTCAGGCTGCGACGGTCTGA
- a CDS encoding acyltransferase yields MKPEAEQVGGTRSFLPAVEGMRACAAMGVVLTHVAFQTGTSSGVLGRLLHRFDLAVAVFFALSGFLLWRGHAAAARGMRHRPPTGHYLRSRLVRILPGYLVAVIVILTLLPEANHASPTVWLANLTLTQVYVPLTLTAGLTQMWSLSVEVSFYLALPILAFLARRLPVRVRIPVIAAVALASLGWGLLPIHTPQGVNFLNWPPAYASWFAAGMLLAEWTVSPPGWAHKLARNRWAITGIAVVAYLLSASPLAGPEDLVPATLGQFVIRTSLGAVVAWALLAPLVLDRPDTAHPILGSPVMVTLGRWSYGLFVWHLAALVMVFPMVGKFMFNGNLIVVLVLTTIFGFAMAAVSYALVESPCRNALRRWEYRRSSARRPGGRTAPVPPLDSSVSDEPEPVIAH; encoded by the coding sequence ATGAAACCGGAGGCCGAGCAGGTCGGGGGCACCCGCAGCTTCCTGCCCGCGGTCGAAGGGATGCGTGCGTGCGCCGCCATGGGGGTGGTGCTGACGCACGTGGCCTTCCAGACCGGAACCTCCAGCGGGGTGCTCGGCCGGCTGCTGCACCGGTTCGACCTAGCGGTCGCGGTGTTCTTCGCGCTGTCCGGATTCCTGCTGTGGCGCGGCCACGCGGCAGCCGCGCGCGGAATGCGCCACCGCCCGCCCACCGGGCACTACCTGCGATCCCGGCTGGTGCGGATCCTGCCCGGCTACCTGGTCGCCGTCATCGTGATCCTCACGCTGCTCCCGGAGGCCAACCACGCCAGTCCCACGGTGTGGCTGGCCAACCTCACGCTCACCCAGGTGTACGTGCCGCTGACGCTGACCGCCGGGCTCACCCAGATGTGGAGCCTGTCGGTCGAGGTGAGCTTCTATCTGGCGCTGCCGATCCTGGCGTTCCTGGCCCGCCGGCTGCCCGTGCGGGTCCGCATCCCGGTGATCGCGGCGGTGGCCCTGGCCAGCCTGGGCTGGGGACTGCTGCCGATCCACACCCCGCAGGGCGTCAACTTCCTCAACTGGCCACCGGCCTATGCCTCCTGGTTCGCCGCGGGCATGCTGCTGGCCGAGTGGACGGTCAGCCCGCCGGGCTGGGCGCACAAGCTGGCCCGTAATCGCTGGGCGATCACGGGCATCGCCGTGGTGGCCTATCTGTTGTCCGCCTCGCCGCTGGCCGGGCCGGAAGACCTGGTCCCGGCGACGCTGGGCCAGTTCGTCATCCGCACGTCGTTGGGGGCGGTGGTGGCGTGGGCGCTGCTGGCGCCGCTGGTGCTCGACCGGCCCGACACCGCGCACCCGATCTTGGGCAGCCCGGTGATGGTGACGCTTGGCCGCTGGTCCTACGGGCTGTTCGTGTGGCACCTGGCCGCGTTGGTGATGGTGTTCCCGATGGTCGGCAAGTTCATGTTCAACGGAAACCTGATCGTCGTGCTGGTCCTCACCACGATCTTCGGGTTCGCGATGGCTGCGGTCAGCTATGCCCTGGTGGAGTCGCCCTGCCGAAATGCCTTGCGGCGCTGGGAGTATCGGCGGTCAAGCGCCCGGCGCCCAGGGGGCCGGACGGCGCCGGTGCCGCCGCTGGACAGTTCGGTCAGCGACGAGCCCGAACCCGTCATCGCGCACTGA
- a CDS encoding DUF3068 domain-containing protein has product MNRAGMLRIAAYGIIGLGAALLIAALLLSTYTSGKIKKIPLNIDKTLVSNGTATALDPVSLSGERFIIDKNVPLVSQQQITVESPANADVVTFQVGTTVRRSDKQQDNGLLLAMVDTVTLNRSTAMAVSDDTHPGGSVQKPRTIEDTKPPTNIALPHEGLSYRFPFNTEKKTYPYFDPIAQKAFDANYDGEDDVNGLTTYRFTQNVGYDADGKLVAPIKYASLYDNDEEGQVTARASLWGLPGPPDEPVTMTRYYAAQRTFWVDPVSGTIVKAEEHANHYYSRDPLKPEMALADYKVTSTEQTIESQVAAARDERDRVGLWSRVLPISFTAAGLVALVGGALLGLFSVRAEAALIDPGLDSADHGFFGKDETGPMPAAEAATEKLPAARPDLEPPPDR; this is encoded by the coding sequence GTGAATCGCGCGGGCATGTTGCGTATCGCGGCGTACGGCATCATCGGGCTCGGAGCCGCCCTTCTGATTGCCGCCCTGCTGTTGTCGACCTACACCTCCGGCAAGATCAAGAAGATCCCGCTGAATATCGACAAGACGCTGGTCAGCAACGGCACTGCCACCGCACTGGATCCCGTGTCACTCTCCGGTGAGCGGTTCATCATCGACAAGAACGTTCCGCTGGTGTCCCAGCAGCAGATCACCGTCGAGTCGCCGGCCAACGCCGATGTGGTCACCTTCCAGGTCGGCACCACCGTGCGGCGCAGCGACAAGCAGCAGGACAACGGCCTGCTACTGGCGATGGTGGATACGGTCACCCTGAACCGCAGCACGGCCATGGCGGTGTCCGACGACACCCATCCTGGCGGTTCGGTGCAGAAGCCGCGGACCATCGAGGACACCAAGCCGCCGACCAACATCGCGCTGCCCCACGAGGGCCTGTCCTACCGGTTCCCGTTCAACACCGAGAAGAAGACGTACCCGTACTTCGACCCGATAGCCCAGAAGGCCTTCGACGCCAACTACGACGGCGAGGACGACGTCAACGGGCTCACGACATACCGGTTCACCCAGAACGTCGGCTATGACGCCGACGGCAAGCTGGTCGCCCCGATCAAGTACGCCTCGCTCTACGACAACGACGAGGAGGGCCAGGTGACCGCCCGGGCGTCGCTGTGGGGCCTGCCCGGCCCGCCGGACGAGCCGGTCACGATGACGCGCTACTACGCCGCGCAGCGCACCTTCTGGGTGGACCCGGTCTCGGGGACCATCGTCAAGGCCGAGGAGCACGCCAACCACTACTACTCGCGGGACCCGCTCAAGCCGGAGATGGCGCTGGCCGACTACAAGGTCACCTCGACCGAGCAGACCATCGAATCTCAGGTGGCCGCCGCCCGCGACGAGCGCGACCGGGTGGGACTGTGGTCGCGGGTGCTGCCCATCAGCTTCACCGCGGCCGGTCTGGTCGCGCTGGTCGGTGGCGCACTGCTGGGCTTGTTCAGCGTGCGCGCCGAGGCGGCCCTGATCGACCCCGGGCTGGACTCCGCTGATCACGGCTTCTTCGGCAAGGACGAGACGGGGCCGATGCCGGCCGCCGAGGCCGCCACCGAGAAGCTGCCCGCCGCAAGACCCGATCTGGAGCCTCCGCCGGACCGGTGA
- a CDS encoding DUF1003 domain-containing protein, which translates to MPSIYDYVRHPRAAELSAKKPLTAAEIRGVKHDNWFVRFNAKFGLKITVIVGTMWTAYLFTVLALFALPDAIKQGTYFIVVWLSSSFLQLVLLPIIIVGQNIQAKAADTRADETYKDAEAVLKEASMIQDHLTKQDELISHILDQLKPLLPKQA; encoded by the coding sequence ATGCCGAGTATCTATGACTACGTCCGCCACCCCCGCGCCGCGGAGCTGAGCGCCAAGAAGCCGTTGACCGCCGCCGAGATCCGCGGTGTCAAGCACGACAACTGGTTCGTCCGATTCAATGCCAAGTTCGGCCTGAAGATCACCGTGATCGTCGGAACGATGTGGACCGCATACCTTTTCACGGTGCTGGCGCTGTTCGCGCTCCCGGATGCGATCAAACAGGGCACGTACTTCATCGTGGTGTGGCTCTCGAGCAGTTTCCTGCAACTGGTTCTGTTGCCGATCATCATCGTCGGCCAGAACATCCAGGCCAAGGCGGCCGACACGCGAGCCGACGAAACCTACAAGGACGCCGAGGCCGTGCTGAAGGAGGCCTCGATGATCCAGGACCACCTCACCAAGCAGGACGAGCTGATCTCCCACATCCTCGACCAACTCAAGCCGCTGCTCCCCAAGCAGGCCTGA
- a CDS encoding DUF5313 domain-containing protein, whose protein sequence is MTDNARPNPLQYIAYCYGKPLPASMRDWVRNDLTGKGARLRTLVRVAIPGLILVSPLWLVPTTTPMHLAMSSLLFLPFLYFAHALDKIWRTYRLRQHNIDPALIDELARKRDAHIHESYRERYGPRAED, encoded by the coding sequence ATGACCGACAACGCACGTCCCAACCCGCTTCAGTACATCGCCTACTGCTACGGCAAGCCGCTACCCGCCTCGATGCGTGACTGGGTGCGAAACGACCTCACCGGCAAGGGCGCCCGGTTGCGAACACTGGTCCGGGTGGCGATTCCCGGTCTGATCCTCGTCTCGCCGCTGTGGCTCGTCCCGACGACGACGCCCATGCACCTGGCCATGTCGTCGCTGCTGTTCCTGCCGTTCCTGTACTTCGCGCACGCGCTGGACAAGATCTGGCGCACCTACCGGCTGCGCCAGCACAACATCGATCCGGCGCTGATCGACGAATTGGCCCGCAAGCGCGACGCGCACATCCACGAGTCCTACCGCGAGCGTTACGGACCCCGCGCAGAAGATTGA